From Amycolatopsis sp. cg9, one genomic window encodes:
- a CDS encoding winged helix-turn-helix domain-containing protein, giving the protein MQTISVSTARKTFLAAQGFTDPRPSGEPSRRHLKRVLSRVQLLQLDSVNVAVRAHYMPVFSRLGAYEPALLDAAAWSHSARQPRLMVETWAHEASLLPIEDWPLIRSGAKRDGWWKHYGPLIEKSPGLVDEILSVVKELGPIGAGGIEREVEADAQRRGPGSWWERSEVKRVCEYLFGIGQLTTGTRRSFERLYDLTERVVPPDILARTVSAEEGARGLIERSARALGVATETDLRDYYRLGPAPARQAVAELVESGVLEPVSVRGWKAVAYRHAEARTPRSVTGRALLCPFDPLIWERARTERIFGFHYRIEIYVPEQKRVYGYYVFPFLLDGELVGRVDLKSDRAAGVLRVQGAFAEEGADVARVLPELAGELRHMAEWLGLSGVAVGSRGDLAKPLAKLVR; this is encoded by the coding sequence ATGCAAACGATCAGCGTCTCGACGGCCCGGAAGACCTTCCTGGCCGCACAGGGCTTCACCGACCCGCGTCCCTCCGGCGAGCCGTCCCGGCGGCACCTGAAACGCGTGCTTTCGCGCGTCCAGCTGCTGCAGCTGGACTCGGTGAACGTCGCGGTCCGGGCGCACTACATGCCGGTGTTCTCCCGGCTGGGCGCGTACGAGCCCGCGCTGCTGGACGCGGCGGCGTGGTCGCACTCGGCGCGTCAGCCGCGCCTGATGGTGGAGACGTGGGCGCACGAGGCGAGCCTGCTGCCGATCGAGGACTGGCCGCTGATCCGCTCGGGCGCGAAGCGGGATGGCTGGTGGAAGCACTACGGCCCGTTGATCGAGAAGTCGCCGGGTCTGGTCGACGAGATCCTTTCGGTGGTCAAGGAACTCGGCCCGATCGGCGCGGGCGGCATCGAGCGCGAGGTCGAGGCGGATGCGCAGCGGCGGGGCCCCGGCTCGTGGTGGGAGCGGTCGGAGGTGAAGCGCGTCTGCGAGTACCTGTTCGGCATCGGCCAGCTGACCACGGGCACGCGCCGGTCGTTCGAGCGGCTGTACGACCTGACCGAACGCGTTGTCCCGCCGGACATCCTGGCGCGCACGGTCTCGGCGGAGGAGGGCGCGCGCGGCCTCATCGAGCGCTCGGCGCGCGCACTGGGCGTCGCGACGGAGACGGACCTGCGCGACTACTACCGCCTCGGTCCGGCCCCGGCGCGCCAGGCGGTGGCGGAGCTGGTCGAATCCGGTGTCCTGGAGCCGGTTTCGGTCCGCGGCTGGAAGGCGGTGGCGTACCGGCACGCCGAGGCCCGCACGCCGCGGTCGGTGACCGGCCGGGCGCTGCTGTGCCCGTTCGACCCGCTGATCTGGGAACGCGCCCGCACCGAGCGGATCTTCGGGTTCCACTACCGGATCGAGATCTACGTCCCGGAGCAGAAGCGCGTGTACGGCTACTACGTGTTCCCGTTCCTGCTGGACGGCGAACTGGTCGGGCGGGTGGACCTGAAGTCCGACCGCGCGGCGGGCGTCCTGCGGGTCCAGGGCGCCTTCGCGGAGGAGGGCGCGGACGTGGCGCGCGTGCTCCCGGAACTGGCGGGGGAGCTGCGGCACATGGCGGAGTGGCTCGGCCTGTCCGGCGTGGCGGTGGGCAGTCGCGGCGATCTGGCCAAACCGCTGGCGAAGCTGGTGCGCTGA
- a CDS encoding N-acetyltransferase family protein, with protein sequence MSDAAVRPADLSDAAEIARIQRDTWHAAYEDLLGKQALAELDAADLVGTWTETIDYPGSLVYVATEGEYTVGFCVAGRAPEGEIAAADGSLPEDAEATGLIATLLVEPRWGRRGHAGRLLATAAAGLRADGAGRGIAWVAQGDHASLGFYRRAGWNPDGTVRTLDTGERLLREVRLTGTLELALT encoded by the coding sequence ATGAGCGACGCCGCCGTCCGCCCCGCCGACCTGTCCGACGCCGCGGAGATCGCCCGCATCCAGCGCGACACCTGGCACGCCGCCTACGAAGACCTGCTGGGCAAGCAGGCGCTCGCCGAACTGGACGCCGCCGACCTGGTGGGCACCTGGACCGAGACCATCGACTACCCCGGCAGCCTCGTCTACGTCGCCACCGAAGGCGAGTACACGGTCGGGTTCTGCGTCGCCGGCCGCGCGCCCGAGGGCGAGATCGCGGCCGCCGACGGCAGCCTGCCCGAGGACGCGGAGGCCACCGGCCTGATCGCCACCCTGCTCGTCGAGCCGCGGTGGGGCCGGCGCGGCCACGCCGGCCGGCTACTCGCGACGGCCGCCGCGGGGCTGCGGGCCGACGGCGCCGGCCGCGGCATCGCCTGGGTCGCCCAGGGCGACCACGCCTCCCTCGGCTTCTACCGCCGGGCCGGCTGGAACCCCGACGGCACGGTCCGCACCCTCGACACCGGCGAGCGCCTGCTCCGCGAGGTCCGGCTCACCGGCACCCTCGAGCTCGCGCTCACCTGA
- a CDS encoding LysR family transcriptional regulator — MDLRVLRYFVAVAEERHVGRAAGRLHMAQPPLSRAVRGLEDELGATLFERTPKGVTLTAAGTVLYDEAVALLARADRIRDRVTTAAGAATLTVGTLADTAEQAGPRLVALFRERHPHVDVRVHETDLADPTAGLRTGLVDVALTRTPFESTGIGVHVLRQVRTGVVLRDDDPLAGRAELSAADLTGRRWIRLPDGTDPVWAAFWTGGEPGDGAPVVRTIQECLQAVLWNGISAFAPLGQPLPPGLRIIPVTDRPPSTVAVAWPKSAAGPLVRGFIRVAASLGPADWTQ, encoded by the coding sequence ATGGACCTGCGCGTGCTCCGGTACTTCGTCGCGGTCGCCGAGGAGCGGCACGTCGGCCGCGCGGCGGGGCGGCTGCACATGGCGCAGCCGCCGCTGAGCCGGGCGGTGCGCGGGCTGGAAGACGAACTGGGCGCGACGCTGTTCGAGCGCACGCCGAAGGGCGTCACGCTCACCGCTGCGGGCACGGTGCTGTACGACGAGGCGGTCGCGCTGCTGGCGCGCGCGGACCGGATCCGCGACCGCGTCACCACGGCGGCGGGCGCGGCGACCCTGACGGTCGGCACGCTGGCGGACACCGCCGAGCAGGCCGGCCCCCGGCTGGTCGCGCTGTTCCGGGAACGCCACCCGCACGTCGACGTCCGGGTCCACGAGACGGACCTCGCCGACCCGACCGCGGGGCTGCGCACGGGCCTGGTCGACGTGGCGCTGACCCGGACCCCCTTCGAGAGCACGGGAATCGGCGTCCACGTCCTGCGCCAGGTGCGAACGGGCGTGGTGCTGCGCGACGACGACCCCCTGGCCGGCCGGGCCGAGCTGTCCGCGGCGGACCTGACCGGCCGCCGCTGGATCCGCCTCCCGGACGGCACCGACCCGGTCTGGGCGGCCTTTTGGACGGGCGGCGAGCCGGGCGACGGCGCTCCGGTCGTGCGGACGATCCAGGAGTGCCTGCAAGCGGTGCTGTGGAACGGGATTTCGGCGTTCGCCCCGCTCGGCCAGCCGCTGCCACCGGGCTTGCGCATCATCCCGGTGACCGACCGCCCACCGAGCACCGTGGCGGTGGCCTGGCCCAAATCCGCCGCCGGCCCCCTCGTCCGCGGCTTCATCCGCGTGGCGGCTTCACTGGGTCCGGCAGACTGGACCCAGTGA
- a CDS encoding 4,5-dihydroxyphthalate decarboxylase: MDLKIGCFPYDTTRQLFETTTVETADTLPEIFERLIRGNEFDIAELGLTFYLRLLEEDTPFVALPIFPNRVFRHSCVFVNTHSGITGPADLTGRTIGEFGTYGQDSGVWAKGVLMDEYGFEPEANRWVIGGLEHPAAPFGFIPHPHPAALDVTAAGDGKTLSDLLDTGEIDVLFSANVPQCVLDGSPNVARLFPDFAAREREYHRRTGIFPIMHTVVVRRGLLRDDPGLARRVYTQFEAAKDAAAERYRRNRRLYQVQTMVPWANALVDETLAEFGEDWWPYGISANRATLETYLRYHHEQGLSSRRWPLEEIFAPELLGT, translated from the coding sequence ATGGACCTCAAGATCGGGTGCTTCCCCTACGACACCACCAGGCAGCTCTTCGAAACCACCACCGTGGAAACCGCCGATACGCTGCCGGAGATCTTCGAACGGCTGATCCGCGGGAACGAGTTCGACATCGCAGAGCTCGGCCTCACGTTCTACCTGCGCCTGCTCGAAGAAGACACGCCCTTCGTGGCGCTGCCCATCTTCCCGAACCGGGTGTTCCGGCACTCGTGCGTCTTCGTCAACACCCACTCGGGCATCACCGGCCCGGCCGACCTCACCGGCCGGACCATCGGCGAATTCGGGACCTACGGCCAGGATTCGGGCGTCTGGGCCAAGGGCGTCCTGATGGACGAGTACGGCTTCGAGCCCGAAGCGAACCGCTGGGTGATCGGCGGGCTCGAACACCCAGCGGCACCCTTCGGCTTCATCCCGCACCCGCACCCGGCCGCCCTCGACGTCACCGCGGCCGGGGACGGGAAGACGCTGAGCGACCTGCTCGACACCGGCGAGATCGACGTGCTGTTCTCCGCCAACGTCCCGCAGTGCGTGCTCGACGGGTCGCCGAACGTCGCCCGCCTGTTCCCGGACTTCGCGGCGCGGGAACGCGAGTACCACCGCCGCACCGGGATCTTCCCGATCATGCACACGGTCGTCGTCCGGCGGGGGCTCCTGCGGGACGACCCCGGGCTGGCCCGCCGCGTCTACACGCAGTTCGAAGCCGCGAAGGACGCCGCCGCCGAGCGGTACCGGCGGAACCGGCGGCTCTACCAGGTACAGACGATGGTCCCCTGGGCGAACGCGCTGGTCGACGAAACCCTCGCCGAGTTCGGCGAAGACTGGTGGCCCTACGGGATTTCCGCCAACCGCGCGACGCTCGAAACCTACCTGCGGTACCACCACGAGCAGGGGCTGTCGTCCCGCCGCTGGCCGCTCGAGGAGATCTTCGCGCCGGAGCTACTCGGCACCTGA
- a CDS encoding tetratricopeptide repeat protein produces MKARNVALLLTAALVVYLFLLADRAFALFASGTGLGIALGAGVLLLPLLGVWVVVVTWRNGLQIQRLSRRLDAEGALPDVSGLPRRPSGRVDRDAADAWFGERRAEVEADQENWRAWYKLAYAYDIAGDRRRARETMKKAVELEAAERSGAE; encoded by the coding sequence GTGAAGGCCCGCAATGTGGCGCTGCTGCTGACGGCGGCGCTGGTGGTGTACCTGTTCCTGCTCGCGGACCGGGCGTTCGCCCTGTTCGCGTCGGGGACGGGCCTGGGCATCGCGCTCGGGGCGGGCGTCCTGCTGCTGCCGCTGCTCGGCGTCTGGGTCGTCGTCGTGACGTGGCGCAACGGCCTGCAGATCCAGCGGCTTTCGCGTCGGCTGGACGCCGAGGGCGCGCTCCCCGACGTCTCCGGCCTGCCGCGGCGGCCTTCGGGCCGCGTCGACCGCGACGCGGCCGACGCGTGGTTCGGGGAGCGCCGCGCCGAGGTCGAGGCGGACCAGGAGAACTGGCGGGCCTGGTACAAGCTCGCGTACGCCTACGACATCGCCGGCGACCGGCGCCGGGCGCGCGAGACGATGAAAAAGGCCGTGGAGCTGGAAGCCGCCGAACGCTCAGGTGCCGAGTAG
- the dapB gene encoding 4-hydroxy-tetrahydrodipicolinate reductase — protein MTINVGVLGARGRMGATVVKAVEGAGDMKVVAALDAGDDFAALAEAQVVVDFTHPDTVMGNLEYLVEHDIHAVVGTTGFSEDRLASLRALLEPKPELGVLIAPNFALGAVLAMRFAAQAAKFYASAEIIELHHNRKADAPSGTAAHTARMIAAARAEAGVTPGPDATTSELDGARGASVEEVRVHSVRLPGLVAHEEILFGGEGETLTIRHDSLDRTSFMPGVLLGVRTVLTRPGLTVGLENVLDL, from the coding sequence ATGACCATCAACGTCGGTGTGCTCGGTGCCCGGGGCCGCATGGGCGCGACGGTGGTGAAGGCGGTCGAGGGCGCGGGCGACATGAAGGTCGTCGCGGCGCTGGACGCGGGCGACGACTTCGCGGCGCTCGCCGAGGCGCAGGTGGTCGTGGACTTCACCCACCCCGACACCGTCATGGGCAACCTGGAGTACCTGGTCGAGCACGACATCCACGCGGTCGTCGGCACCACGGGCTTCAGCGAGGATCGGCTGGCTTCGCTGCGGGCGCTGCTCGAGCCGAAGCCCGAGCTGGGCGTGCTGATCGCGCCGAACTTCGCGCTCGGCGCGGTTCTCGCGATGCGGTTCGCGGCCCAGGCGGCCAAGTTCTACGCGTCCGCCGAGATCATCGAGCTGCACCACAACCGCAAGGCCGACGCGCCTTCGGGCACCGCCGCGCACACCGCCCGGATGATCGCCGCCGCGCGGGCCGAGGCGGGCGTGACGCCGGGCCCGGACGCGACGACGTCGGAACTGGACGGTGCCCGCGGCGCTTCGGTCGAGGAGGTCCGCGTCCACTCCGTCCGCCTGCCGGGGCTGGTCGCGCACGAGGAGATCCTGTTCGGCGGCGAAGGGGAGACCCTGACCATCCGCCACGACTCCCTCGACCGGACGTCGTTCATGCCGGGCGTGCTGCTCGGCGTCCGCACGGTGCTGACGCGCCCCGGCCTGACGGTCGGCCTGGAAAACGTCCTCGACCTGTGA
- a CDS encoding M16 family metallopeptidase → MARQVSGHEQPIGTTRTLESTPDGAVVKRSVLPGGLRVITEHVPASRSATVGLWVGIGSRDEPVAVAGAAHYLEHLLFKGTKNRDATQIAEEIDAVGGEFNAFTAKEHTCYYAQVLDADLPLAVDLVTDVVFEALCTDRDMDMERSVVLEEISMRDDDPEDLLHETFVSAILGDHALGRPVLGTEKSIIEMSPSALRNFYKRRYTLPRMVLAVAGNIDHGQVLRLVRKALKNRLTGTATPVAPREGAARIKTPPKLALHTDDTEQAHVMLGLRSLSRHDDRRFALSVLNAALGGGMSSRLFQEIREQRGLAYQVYSSVASYADTGHMAVYAGCQPEKLGDVAGVIRELLDKVGVDGLTDAEVERAKGQLRGGLVLGLEDTSSRMSRIGKTELNYGRYLGVDDTIARIDAVTTEDVCALARTLFARPGGVSAAAVVGPYAHADDLPDDLHEVIAS, encoded by the coding sequence ATGGCACGGCAGGTTTCCGGGCACGAACAGCCCATCGGCACCACCCGCACGCTCGAGTCCACCCCGGACGGTGCGGTCGTCAAGCGCAGCGTGCTGCCCGGTGGCCTGCGGGTGATCACCGAGCACGTCCCGGCGTCCCGCTCGGCCACGGTCGGGCTGTGGGTCGGCATCGGCTCCCGCGACGAGCCGGTGGCCGTCGCCGGTGCCGCGCACTACCTCGAGCACCTGCTGTTCAAGGGCACGAAGAACCGCGACGCCACGCAGATCGCCGAGGAGATCGACGCGGTCGGCGGCGAGTTCAACGCTTTCACGGCGAAAGAGCACACCTGCTACTACGCGCAGGTGCTCGACGCCGACCTCCCGCTGGCCGTGGACCTGGTCACCGACGTCGTGTTCGAGGCGCTGTGCACCGACCGCGACATGGACATGGAACGCAGCGTCGTCCTCGAAGAGATTTCGATGCGCGACGACGACCCCGAAGACCTGCTGCACGAGACGTTCGTCAGCGCGATCCTCGGCGACCACGCGCTCGGCCGCCCGGTGCTCGGCACCGAGAAGTCGATCATCGAGATGTCGCCGTCGGCACTGCGGAACTTCTACAAGCGCCGCTACACCCTGCCGCGGATGGTGCTGGCCGTGGCCGGGAACATCGACCACGGCCAGGTGCTGCGGCTGGTGCGCAAGGCCTTGAAGAACCGCCTGACCGGGACCGCGACGCCGGTCGCGCCGCGCGAAGGTGCGGCCCGGATCAAGACCCCGCCGAAGCTGGCCCTGCACACCGACGACACCGAGCAGGCGCACGTCATGCTGGGCCTGCGGTCGCTGTCGCGCCACGACGACCGGCGCTTCGCCCTGTCGGTGCTCAACGCGGCGCTCGGCGGCGGCATGAGCTCGCGGCTGTTCCAGGAGATCCGGGAGCAGCGCGGGCTGGCCTACCAGGTGTACTCGTCGGTCGCGAGCTACGCCGACACCGGCCACATGGCCGTGTACGCGGGCTGCCAGCCGGAGAAGCTCGGCGACGTCGCCGGCGTCATCCGCGAGCTGCTCGACAAGGTCGGCGTCGACGGCCTGACCGACGCCGAGGTGGAGCGGGCGAAGGGCCAGCTGCGCGGCGGGCTGGTGCTGGGCCTCGAGGACACGTCGTCGCGGATGTCGCGGATCGGCAAGACCGAGCTCAACTACGGCCGCTACCTGGGTGTCGACGACACGATCGCGCGCATCGACGCCGTCACCACCGAGGACGTGTGTGCGCTCGCTCGCACTTTGTTCGCGCGCCCGGGCGGGGTCTCGGCGGCGGCGGTCGTCGGGCCGTACGCTCACGCCGACGACCTTCCTGACGACCTGCACGAGGTGATCGCTTCATGA
- a CDS encoding polyribonucleotide nucleotidyltransferase: protein MTDSTGVTVHETEAVIDNGKFGTRTIRFETGRLAKQAAGAVVAYLDEETMLLSATTASKHPKEHFDFFPLTVDVEERMYAAGRIPGAFFRREGRPSTDAILTCRLIDRPLRPSFADGLRNEIQVVITVQSLNPDDPYDVLAINAASASTQIAGLPFSGPVGGVRVALIEGQWVAFPTWSQLEKATFNMVVAGRIVGDDVAIMMVEAEGTENTLDLIADGGKAPDEVAVAEGLEAAKPFIKVLCEAQQRLAEAAAKPTGEFPVYPAYQQDVYEAVAAIATDDLANALQIAGKQDRDAATDQVKAAVLEKVGLGEGEAFEGRDKEIGGAFKALTKKIMRQRVLTEKIRMDGRGLTDIRSLAAEVAVIPRAHGSALFERGETQILGVTTLNMLRLEQQIDSLSPETHKRYMHHYNFPPFSTGETGRVGSPKRREIGHGMLAERALVPVLPKRDEFPYAIRQVSEALGSNGSTSMGSVCASTMSLYNAGVPLKAPVAGIAMGLVSDEVDGETRYVALTDILGAEDALGDMDFKVAGTKDIITALQLDTKLDGIPSEVLAAALKQAKDARTTILEVIAEAIDSPDEMSPYSPRVTSVKIPVDKIGEVIGPKGKMINSITEQTGADISIEDDGTIYVGASDGPSAEAAIDLINAIANPQLPKVGERFLGTVVKTAAFGAFVSLLPGKDGLVHISKLGNGKRIAKVEDVVNVGDKLRVEIADIDNRGKISLIVVKEDDAKPAEGDAPAADAEKADAK from the coding sequence ATGACCGACTCCACCGGAGTCACCGTGCACGAGACTGAAGCCGTCATCGACAACGGCAAGTTCGGCACCCGCACCATCCGCTTCGAGACGGGCCGCCTGGCCAAGCAGGCCGCCGGCGCCGTGGTCGCGTACCTCGACGAAGAGACCATGCTGCTCTCGGCGACGACCGCGTCGAAGCACCCGAAGGAGCACTTCGACTTCTTCCCGCTGACCGTGGACGTCGAAGAGCGCATGTACGCCGCGGGCCGCATCCCCGGCGCGTTCTTCCGCCGCGAGGGCCGCCCGTCGACCGACGCGATCCTGACCTGCCGCCTGATCGACCGGCCGCTGCGCCCGTCGTTCGCCGACGGTCTCCGCAACGAGATCCAGGTCGTCATCACCGTCCAGAGCCTCAACCCGGACGACCCGTACGACGTGCTGGCCATCAACGCCGCGTCGGCGTCGACCCAGATCGCCGGCCTGCCGTTCTCCGGCCCGGTCGGCGGCGTCCGCGTCGCGCTGATCGAGGGCCAGTGGGTCGCGTTCCCGACCTGGTCGCAGCTGGAGAAGGCCACCTTCAACATGGTCGTGGCCGGCCGCATCGTCGGTGACGACGTCGCGATCATGATGGTCGAGGCCGAGGGCACCGAGAACACGCTCGACCTGATCGCCGACGGCGGCAAGGCACCGGACGAGGTCGCCGTCGCCGAGGGCCTCGAGGCCGCGAAGCCGTTCATCAAGGTCCTGTGCGAGGCGCAGCAGCGCCTGGCCGAGGCCGCCGCGAAGCCGACCGGCGAGTTCCCGGTCTACCCGGCCTACCAGCAGGACGTCTACGAGGCCGTCGCCGCGATCGCGACCGACGACCTGGCGAACGCGCTGCAGATCGCCGGCAAGCAGGACCGCGACGCCGCGACCGACCAGGTCAAGGCCGCCGTGCTGGAGAAGGTCGGCCTCGGTGAGGGCGAAGCCTTCGAGGGCCGCGACAAGGAGATCGGCGGGGCGTTCAAGGCCCTGACGAAGAAGATCATGCGCCAGCGCGTCCTCACGGAGAAGATCCGCATGGACGGCCGTGGCCTCACCGACATCCGGTCGCTCGCGGCCGAGGTCGCCGTGATCCCGCGGGCGCACGGCTCGGCGCTGTTCGAGCGCGGCGAAACCCAGATCCTGGGCGTCACCACGCTGAACATGCTTCGCCTGGAGCAGCAGATCGACTCGCTGTCCCCGGAGACGCACAAGCGCTACATGCACCACTACAACTTCCCGCCCTTCTCCACCGGTGAGACCGGCCGCGTCGGTTCGCCGAAGCGCCGCGAAATCGGCCACGGCATGCTCGCCGAGCGCGCCCTGGTGCCGGTGCTGCCGAAGCGGGACGAGTTCCCGTACGCGATCCGCCAGGTCTCCGAGGCGCTGGGCTCCAACGGCTCGACCTCGATGGGCTCGGTCTGCGCGTCCACGATGAGCCTGTACAACGCCGGCGTGCCGCTGAAGGCGCCGGTCGCGGGCATCGCGATGGGCCTGGTCTCCGACGAGGTCGACGGCGAGACCCGCTACGTGGCGCTCACCGACATCCTCGGTGCCGAGGACGCACTGGGCGACATGGACTTCAAGGTCGCCGGCACCAAGGACATCATCACCGCGCTGCAGCTCGACACGAAGCTCGACGGCATCCCGTCGGAGGTCCTCGCGGCCGCGCTGAAGCAGGCGAAGGACGCCCGGACCACCATCCTGGAGGTCATCGCCGAGGCGATCGACAGCCCGGACGAGATGAGCCCGTACTCGCCGCGCGTCACCAGCGTGAAGATCCCGGTCGACAAGATCGGCGAGGTCATCGGCCCGAAGGGCAAGATGATCAACTCGATCACCGAGCAGACCGGCGCCGACATCTCCATCGAGGACGACGGCACGATCTACGTGGGCGCTTCGGACGGCCCGTCGGCGGAGGCGGCGATCGACCTGATCAACGCCATCGCCAACCCGCAGCTGCCCAAGGTCGGCGAGCGCTTCCTCGGCACCGTGGTGAAGACGGCCGCGTTCGGCGCGTTCGTCTCGCTGCTGCCGGGCAAGGACGGCCTGGTGCACATCTCCAAGCTGGGGAACGGCAAGCGGATCGCCAAGGTCGAAGACGTGGTCAACGTGGGCGACAAGCTCCGCGTCGAGATCGCCGACATCGACAACCGCGGCAAGATCAGCCTGATCGTGGTCAAGGAGGACGACGCCAAGCCCGCCGAGGGTGACGCGCCGGCCGCCGACGCCGAGAAGGCCGACGCCAAGTAA
- the rpsO gene encoding 30S ribosomal protein S15: protein MALSTEEKKSILAEYGVHDSDTGSPEAQVALLTKRIVGLTEHLKAHKHDHHSRRGLLLLVGRRRRLLNYVMKVDIERYRALIQRLGLRR from the coding sequence GTGGCGCTGTCCACCGAAGAGAAGAAGTCGATCCTGGCCGAGTACGGCGTGCACGACTCGGACACCGGATCCCCCGAGGCCCAGGTCGCGCTGCTGACCAAGCGCATCGTCGGCCTCACCGAGCACCTCAAGGCTCACAAGCACGACCACCACTCGCGTCGCGGGCTCCTGCTGCTGGTCGGCCGTCGCCGCCGGCTGCTGAACTACGTGATGAAGGTGGACATCGAGCGTTACCGTGCGCTGATCCAGCGCCTCGGCCTGCGCCGATAG
- the thpR gene encoding RNA 2',3'-cyclic phosphodiesterase, with protein MPVLFSALVPPDDVVAAVAEALGEPDGGLRWEPPERWHVTLAYYGHDDVEARGAWLEERLAGRAGVDVRLEKAATFPGVLWLTVAGTELTPLAHAAGADAEARPYRAHLTLARFPREEPGHAERWTGKLAGFTSRRWRAAEVTLMTSEREPGGPRYRVARVFELDGA; from the coding sequence ATGCCGGTCCTGTTCAGCGCGCTCGTCCCGCCGGACGACGTCGTCGCGGCGGTCGCCGAGGCCCTGGGCGAGCCGGACGGCGGTCTTCGCTGGGAGCCGCCGGAGCGCTGGCACGTCACGCTCGCCTACTACGGCCACGACGACGTCGAGGCGCGCGGTGCCTGGCTGGAGGAGCGGCTGGCCGGGCGGGCCGGTGTCGACGTCCGGCTGGAAAAGGCCGCGACGTTCCCCGGGGTGCTGTGGTTGACTGTCGCCGGAACGGAGCTGACGCCGCTCGCGCACGCCGCGGGCGCCGACGCCGAGGCGAGGCCGTACCGGGCCCACCTGACGCTCGCGCGGTTCCCCCGGGAAGAACCGGGGCACGCCGAGCGTTGGACGGGGAAGCTCGCCGGCTTCACGAGCCGGCGCTGGCGGGCCGCCGAAGTGACGCTGATGACCAGTGAGCGCGAGCCGGGCGGCCCCCGCTACCGGGTGGCGCGCGTCTTCGAGCTGGACGGCGCCTGA
- a CDS encoding helix-turn-helix transcriptional regulator, producing the protein MEDHKIVQRNIALQREWYGEPLGDRVRRLVVAFDVSQAFLAEVLGISAPMLSQVMSGRRAKIGNPVVLARMIMLERKILVPEVAAGNRDAMLAAMEDVRDSRPTVGRDNIPVVNEDAKVLAYLRDLAEDEDLGEAAKRLDDEFPAIADLLRRAGHGS; encoded by the coding sequence GTGGAGGACCACAAGATCGTCCAGCGGAACATCGCGTTGCAGCGCGAGTGGTACGGGGAGCCGCTCGGCGACCGCGTGCGCCGGCTCGTCGTCGCGTTCGACGTTTCGCAGGCGTTCTTGGCCGAAGTCCTCGGGATCAGCGCCCCCATGCTCAGCCAGGTGATGAGCGGGCGGCGGGCGAAGATCGGCAACCCGGTCGTGCTGGCCAGGATGATCATGCTCGAACGCAAGATCCTCGTGCCCGAGGTCGCCGCCGGCAACCGCGACGCGATGCTCGCCGCGATGGAGGACGTCCGCGACTCGCGCCCCACCGTCGGCCGCGACAACATCCCGGTGGTCAACGAGGACGCGAAGGTCCTCGCCTACCTGCGCGACCTGGCCGAGGACGAGGACCTCGGCGAGGCCGCCAAGCGCCTCGACGACGAGTTCCCGGCCATCGCCGACCTGCTCCGCCGGGCGGGCCACGGCTCCTGA